A section of the Clostridium sp. TW13 genome encodes:
- a CDS encoding response regulator transcription factor, translating to MNNNILVVDDEKEIRDLLEINLKNEGYNVFKASCGEECLSILDKEDINLIVLDIMMPGMDGIKVCEKVREKYNMPILMLSAKGEDMDKIQGIMTGADDYVCKPFNHLELTVRIRALLRRAYFLNAKMQVSEDTIRIESMVIDKKRHKVMIDYNEVDLTAREFEILYLLASNRGRVFNAEEIFERVWQEQYYQSNNTVMVHMSRLRDKLEQHMEGNKIIHTIWGVGYKIEK from the coding sequence ATGAATAATAATATTCTTGTAGTAGATGATGAAAAAGAAATAAGAGATTTGTTAGAGATAAATCTTAAAAATGAAGGCTATAATGTATTTAAGGCAAGTTGTGGAGAAGAGTGTTTATCAATATTAGATAAAGAAGATATTAATTTGATAGTCTTAGATATAATGATGCCAGGTATGGATGGGATAAAAGTCTGTGAGAAAGTAAGGGAAAAATACAATATGCCAATCCTTATGCTCAGTGCAAAAGGTGAGGATATGGATAAAATACAAGGTATTATGACTGGTGCAGATGATTATGTATGCAAGCCTTTTAATCACTTAGAACTTACAGTTAGGATAAGAGCACTGCTTAGAAGAGCCTATTTCCTAAATGCTAAAATGCAGGTTTCAGAGGATACAATAAGAATAGAATCAATGGTTATAGATAAGAAGAGACACAAGGTAATGATAGATTATAATGAAGTGGATTTAACAGCAAGAGAATTTGAGATTTTATATTTATTAGCTAGCAATAGAGGACGAGTTTTCAATGCAGAAGAAATCTTTGAAAGAGTATGGCAAGAACAATACTACCAATCAAATAATACTGTTATGGTGCATATGAGCAGACTTAGGGACAAGCTAGAACAACATATGGAGGGGAATAAGATAATTCACACTATATGGGGAGTTGGTTATAAAATTGAAAAATAA